Proteins encoded within one genomic window of Etheostoma cragini isolate CJK2018 chromosome 21, CSU_Ecrag_1.0, whole genome shotgun sequence:
- the nog2 gene encoding noggin-2, protein MGLSQTLLLYVLVCVHLGVSQHYLRLRPSPSDHLPVPDLKEDPDPEYDPREQDLNERTLRKKLGSNFDPNFMSITSPIILNFSEPDNQVKLQGPMPNEIKKLDLTETPYGMRVKVGKKARRKFLQWLWTYTHCPVVHTWKDLGVRFWPRYIKEGNCFSGRSCSFPEGMSCKPAKSISKVFLRWYCQGFLRQKYCTWIQVQYPIISECKCSC, encoded by the coding sequence ATGGGCCTCTCACAAACGCTACTCCTTTATGTGCTGGTGTGCGTTCACCTTGGAGTTTCCCAGCATTACCTTCGCCTCCGTCCATCGCCCAGTGATCACCTCCCTGTGCCTGACCTTAAGGAGGACCCCGACCCGGAGTACGACCCCCGGGAACAGGACTTGAACGAGAGGACTCTGAGGAAAAAGCTCGGCAGTAACTTTGACCCCAACTTCATGTCCATCACCTCTCCCATCATATTAAACTTCTCCGAGCCGGACAACCAGGTAAAGCTGCAGGGGCCCATGCCTAACGAGATTAAAAAGCTGGACCTCACAGAGACCCCCTATGGAATGCGGGTAAAAGTGGGAAAGAAAGCCCGTAGGAAATTTCTGCAGTGGCTTTGGACCTATACGCACTGCCCAGTGGTGCACACCTGGAAGGATTTGGGCGTGAGGTTCTGGCCACGTTACATCAAGGAGGGAAACTGTTTCTCTGGGCGCTCTTGCTCCTTCCCTGAGGGGATGTCTTGCAAACCCGCCAAGTCAATCAGCAAGGTTTTCCTCCGGTGGTATTGTCAAGGGTTTCTAAGACAGAAATACTGTACGTGGATACAGGTGCAATACCCAATCATCTCAGAGTGCAAGTGTTCGTGCTGA